From Demequina lutea, a single genomic window includes:
- a CDS encoding DF family (seleno)protein has protein sequence MDVTLLYFEGCPNWKIADERLRLVAVERPDITVRHQVVDTPEQADRVGFLGSPSIQVDGVDVFAAPGSQVGLMCRLYPTPDGYQGAPTLDQLRTVLADA, from the coding sequence ATGGACGTGACCCTGCTCTACTTCGAAGGGTGCCCGAACTGGAAGATTGCGGACGAGCGCTTGCGCCTGGTCGCGGTCGAACGTCCGGACATCACCGTGAGACACCAGGTGGTCGATACCCCCGAGCAGGCCGACCGTGTCGGATTCCTCGGTTCGCCGAGCATCCAGGTCGACGGTGTCGACGTGTTCGCCGCGCCCGGTTCGCAGGTAGGCCTGATGTGCCGTCTGTATCCGACACCGGACGGATACCAGGGTGCGCCGACGCTTGACCAGCTCCGCACGGTCCTCGCCGATGCGTGA
- a CDS encoding dihydrolipoyl dehydrogenase family protein produces MSGTYDLVVIGAGMAGIAAAKKCANQGWRVAIADSLPYGGTCALRGCDPKKILRRGAEIIDSARLMRGKGIDDAGLAINWPDLMTHKHGFTDPVPQRMEDDLARNGIDTLHGHARFTGTRQIDVDGTNYEAERFLVATGARPRPLDFPGHEYLIDSTEFLNLDALPTRILFIGGGFISFEFAHVVARAGSTAVIIDRGARPLKSFDPDLVELLVDRGREVGVDLRRDTHVVAVKRANRGYRVTVERDGGSETIEADLVVHGAGRVADLAGLDLESAGVQWGERGVRVGGHLQSTTNSAVWAAGDSADTAGMPLTPVAVSEAKVAASNMIKGTTTTPDYTGIPTAVFTIPELTRVGMLESEATQQGIDVEIRYSDTSDWYSNFRIGEHTAAAKILIDRSNDLIVGAHLLGPEYGELINTFGLAIKLGLTARQLKSATAAYPTVGSDLGSML; encoded by the coding sequence ATGAGCGGGACATACGATCTGGTCGTCATCGGCGCGGGCATGGCGGGCATCGCCGCCGCGAAGAAGTGTGCAAACCAGGGTTGGCGGGTCGCTATCGCCGATTCTCTCCCGTATGGCGGGACGTGCGCGCTGCGGGGCTGCGATCCGAAAAAGATCCTGCGACGAGGCGCCGAGATCATCGACAGCGCCCGCCTCATGCGCGGCAAGGGCATCGATGACGCCGGGCTGGCGATCAACTGGCCCGACCTGATGACGCACAAGCACGGCTTCACGGACCCTGTCCCGCAGCGCATGGAAGATGACCTCGCCCGCAACGGTATCGACACGCTCCACGGGCATGCACGCTTCACCGGTACCCGCCAGATCGATGTCGACGGAACCAACTACGAAGCCGAACGCTTCCTGGTCGCGACCGGAGCGCGACCGCGACCACTGGACTTTCCCGGCCACGAGTACCTCATCGACAGCACCGAGTTCCTGAATCTTGACGCCCTGCCCACGCGGATCCTGTTCATCGGTGGCGGCTTCATCTCGTTCGAGTTCGCTCACGTCGTCGCTCGCGCGGGGAGCACTGCGGTGATCATCGACCGCGGGGCGCGCCCGCTGAAGAGCTTCGATCCGGATCTTGTCGAACTCCTCGTCGACCGCGGTCGTGAGGTTGGCGTTGACCTGCGACGCGACACGCACGTCGTAGCCGTCAAGAGGGCCAATCGGGGCTACCGAGTCACCGTCGAACGCGACGGTGGCAGCGAAACAATCGAGGCCGACCTCGTCGTGCACGGCGCGGGACGTGTCGCTGACCTCGCCGGGCTAGATCTGGAATCCGCTGGGGTTCAGTGGGGCGAACGGGGCGTGCGTGTGGGCGGCCACCTGCAAAGCACCACCAACTCGGCCGTGTGGGCTGCGGGCGACTCGGCAGACACCGCCGGGATGCCGCTGACTCCAGTCGCCGTGTCCGAAGCGAAAGTCGCCGCGTCCAACATGATCAAGGGCACTACCACCACTCCGGACTACACCGGAATCCCCACCGCCGTCTTCACCATCCCGGAACTCACCCGCGTCGGGATGCTGGAATCCGAAGCCACCCAACAGGGCATCGATGTGGAGATCCGCTACTCCGACACCAGCGACTGGTACTCCAACTTTCGGATCGGCGAACACACCGCAGCTGCAAAGATCCTCATCGACCGGTCGAACGACCTCATCGTCGGCGCGCACCTGCTCGGGCCCGAATACGGCGAACTGATCAACACCTTCGGCCTAGCCATCAAGCTCGGACTCACCGCTCGTCAACTCAAATCCGCTACGGCCGCCTACCCCACGGTCGGATCTGACCTCGGCTCCATGCTCTAG
- a CDS encoding sensor histidine kinase, with protein MQGDGRADAVTGIAAANRGLDRAGLAVTTTGLEERLCSAEAGWLDLHVSEVAACDLLMVAARAEALAFEAKGVRLTLGPGASARTVVVDPDRMQEVLVNLLGNALRHTPAGGQVQLSARSSAGGVAITVRDSGDGIAAEHLPRVFERFYRVDDGRSRGVGGSGIGLAIARVLTEGHGGHIRAESAGAGKGASFVVTLPARGPDPKGR; from the coding sequence GTGCAAGGTGATGGCCGTGCGGACGCGGTCACTGGGATCGCCGCCGCCAACCGCGGCCTCGACCGTGCCGGGCTCGCCGTCACGACCACCGGACTGGAGGAGCGCCTGTGCAGTGCTGAGGCAGGCTGGCTCGATCTCCACGTCAGTGAGGTCGCCGCATGCGACCTGCTCATGGTCGCTGCACGCGCCGAGGCGTTGGCCTTCGAAGCCAAGGGCGTGCGCCTGACCCTCGGGCCTGGCGCCAGTGCCCGAACGGTTGTCGTCGACCCGGACCGCATGCAGGAGGTCCTCGTCAACCTCCTGGGGAACGCCCTGCGTCATACGCCCGCAGGCGGACAGGTCCAACTGTCCGCACGTTCATCTGCGGGGGGGGTAGCGATTACGGTCCGCGACTCCGGTGACGGAATCGCTGCCGAGCACCTCCCGCGGGTCTTCGAACGTTTCTACCGCGTCGACGACGGCCGCTCTCGCGGCGTCGGTGGCAGCGGTATCGGTCTCGCGATCGCGCGTGTGCTGACCGAGGGCCATGGCGGCCACATCCGAGCGGAGAGTGCCGGGGCAGGGAAGGGCGCCAGCTTCGTCGTCACCCTCCCGGCGCGAGGCCCGGACCCCAAGGGCCGGTGA
- a CDS encoding DUF302 domain-containing protein: protein MSYGLTLTIDQPFEQALAAVRAALAEEGFGILTEIDMAATMKKKLDVDMAPQVIFGACNPPLAHRALQVEESIGMLLPCNVVVRSVGEGRTRIEALDPHVMVTLTGNDDLEAVADDAATRLGAALRRLESPPKV, encoded by the coding sequence ATGAGCTACGGACTTACCCTCACCATCGACCAACCCTTCGAGCAGGCTCTCGCGGCCGTGCGGGCCGCATTGGCCGAGGAGGGATTCGGGATCCTGACCGAGATCGACATGGCGGCCACGATGAAGAAGAAGCTCGACGTCGACATGGCCCCACAGGTGATCTTCGGGGCGTGCAACCCCCCGCTGGCTCATCGCGCCCTGCAGGTGGAGGAGTCGATTGGAATGCTCTTGCCGTGCAACGTGGTCGTGCGCTCGGTCGGCGAGGGTCGCACCCGGATCGAGGCCCTCGACCCGCACGTCATGGTGACCCTCACGGGCAACGACGACCTCGAGGCAGTCGCCGACGATGCAGCCACTCGGCTCGGTGCGGCTCTTCGACGTCTGGAATCGCCACCAAAGGTGTGA
- a CDS encoding PspA/IM30 family protein produces the protein MSDKQTVLGRITQLAKANINALLDHAEDPGKMLDQLVRDYTNTIAEAEDAVAQTIGNLRMAEQDHAADLAASAGWGQKAAAASTRADQMRATGNTTDAEKFDNLARLAIAKQIDADRSAADAKPLLASQAHVVENLKAGLIAMKEKLSDLKTRRDSLVARQKTAEAQSLVQGAISSISVLDPTTEISRFEDVVRRAEAHAAGQAEVAGASLDAQFEELNAAGDSLEVEARLAALKAGSQ, from the coding sequence GTGTCTGACAAGCAGACCGTTCTTGGCCGCATCACCCAGCTCGCCAAGGCCAACATCAACGCACTCCTCGACCATGCAGAGGACCCGGGCAAGATGCTCGACCAGCTGGTTCGCGACTACACGAACACCATCGCTGAGGCCGAGGACGCGGTTGCCCAGACCATCGGCAACCTGCGCATGGCCGAGCAGGACCATGCCGCCGACCTCGCTGCCTCAGCGGGCTGGGGTCAGAAGGCCGCAGCGGCGTCAACCCGGGCCGACCAGATGCGGGCCACCGGCAACACCACGGACGCGGAGAAGTTCGACAACCTCGCCAGACTGGCGATCGCCAAGCAGATCGACGCGGACCGCAGCGCTGCCGATGCGAAGCCTCTCCTCGCGTCGCAAGCCCACGTCGTGGAGAACCTCAAGGCGGGCCTCATCGCGATGAAGGAGAAGTTGTCCGACCTCAAAACCCGGCGCGACTCGCTGGTGGCCCGGCAGAAGACCGCAGAAGCGCAGAGCCTGGTGCAAGGGGCAATCTCCAGCATCAGCGTCCTCGACCCAACGACGGAGATCTCACGGTTCGAAGACGTCGTGCGACGAGCGGAGGCTCACGCGGCCGGCCAGGCCGAGGTCGCAGGCGCCTCGCTGGACGCGCAGTTCGAGGAGCTCAACGCCGCAGGGGACAGCCTCGAGGTCGAGGCCCGACTTGCCGCCCTCAAGGCCGGTTCACAGTGA